The Pithys albifrons albifrons isolate INPA30051 chromosome 23, PitAlb_v1, whole genome shotgun sequence genome contains a region encoding:
- the LOC139682149 gene encoding TLC domain-containing protein 5-like, which translates to MVPIALEVTGSFVTWLCLYCCLCHRHRHRSPEWSCRLVTLLHGVIVTLLSGYVSLVDGPWPLTHAGSPNTPLQIHVLSLTLGYFIFDLGWCLYFQTEGDLMLFHHTLSICGLILVLGLGSSATEVTAVVFVSEVTNPLLQSRWFLRELGRYHTVLGELVDVLFVLLFLGLRMAGGACIMYAMVASPQPSWLLKAGGMAMYLVSLGFMLEICRFVRRKMLKKNLCWTRLKGRNAPLKTNGHLDAQ; encoded by the exons ATGGTTCCCATCGCCCTGGAGGTGACCGGCAGCTTTGTCACCTGGCTGTGCCTGtactgctgcctctgccaccgCCACCGCCACCGGTCCCCCGAGTGGAGCTGCCGCCTGGTCACCCTCCTGCACGGGGTCATTGTCACCCTGCTCTCTGGCTACGTGTCCCTCGTGGATGGCCCCTGGCCCCTGACCCACGCAG GTTCTCCAAACACGCCTCTCCAGATCCACGTGCTGTCCCTGACCTTGGGCTACTTCATCTTTGACCTGGGCTGGTGCCTGTACTTCCAGACAGAGGGGGACCTGATGCTGTTCCACCACACCCTGAGCATCTGTGGCCTGAtcctggtgctggggctgggcagctctgccacgGAGGTGACCGCCGTTGTGTTTGTCAGCGAGGTCACCAACCCGCTGCTGCAGAGCCGCTGGTTCCTGCGGGAGCTGGGCCGGTACCACACcgtgctgggggagctggtgGATGTCctctttgtgctgctcttcctgGGGCTGAGGATGGCAGGAGGAGCCTGCATCATGTATGCCATGGTGGCGTCCcctcagcccagctggctgctcaAGGCTGGGGGCATGGCCATGTACCTCGTGTCTTTGGGCTTCATGCTGGAAATCTGCCGCTTTGTCAGGaggaaaatgttgaaaaaaaaccTTTGCTGGACACGCCTGAAGGGCAGGAATGCTCCTCTGAAAACTAATGGGCACTTGGATGCTCAGTGA
- the LOC139682146 gene encoding TLC domain-containing protein 5-like, protein MLFPLPLRVACSLLGWFSLYKWFCHRYRHRNLEWSCRLVTLTHGILATCLSAYIGFIDGPWPLSHPGSPNTTLQVHGLCLSLGYFLFDLCWCVYFQTEGALMLAHHLVSIVGIAASLALGESAADVNAVIFGSEITNPLLQARWFLKETGSYHSVTGDVVDLLFVVLFTGVRIGVGAWLMCCELASPRPRWYIKLGGVIMYGVSWVFMVSICRFARRKSMRKYQAWRSRRSGELCLETNGHLKTH, encoded by the exons ATGCTGTTCCCCCTGCCCCTCAGGGTGGCCTGCAGTCTGCTGGGCTGGTTCTCCCTCTACAAGTGGTTCTGCCACCGCTACAGGCACCGGAATCTCGAGTGGAGCTGCAGGCTGGTCACACTGACCCACGGCATCCTTGCCACCTGTCTCTCTGCCTACATTGGCTTCATTGATGGGCCCTGGCCTTTGAGTCACCCAG GATCACCAAACACAACCCTGCAGGTGCACGGGCTGTGCCTCAGCTTGGGCTACTTCCTCTTCGACCTCTGCTGGTGTGTGTACTTCCAGACAGAGGGAGCCCTGATGCTGGCCCACCACCTGGTGAGCATCGTGGGCATCGCGGCGTCCCTGGCGCTGGGGGAGTCGGCCGCGGACGTCAACGCCGTCATCTTCGGCAGCGAGATCACCAACCCGCTGCTGCAGGCGCGCTGGTTCCTCAAGGAGACGGGTTCCTACCACTCTGTCACGGGGGACGTGGTGGACCTGCTCTTCGTGGTGCTCTTCACGGGCGTGCGCATCGGCGTGGGCGCCTGGCTGATGTGCTGCGAGCTGGCctcgccccggccccgctggtACATCAAGCTGGGAGGTGTCATCATGTACGGGGTGTCCTGGGTGTTCATGGTCAGCATCTGCCGCTTCGCCAGGAGGAAGAGCATGAGGAAGTACCAGGCGTGGAGGAGCCGCAGGAGCGGCGAGTTGTGCCTGGAAACCAACGGGCACCTGAAAACCCACTGA